The Henckelia pumila isolate YLH828 chromosome 2, ASM3356847v2, whole genome shotgun sequence genome includes a window with the following:
- the LOC140880639 gene encoding rho GTPase-activating protein 5: MTRLFRSKSCALSMPHFSSSSPAPPSACTYHQEEQEEEEEEEEDEGYFGDFNSDYDSDNPAATTPFISPSQNSCNLNQQPQFSVLAVVAAALRKSLVTCTVEDGDVDSDVDIGWPTDVRHVSHVTFDRFNGFLGIPVELQPEVPRKPPSASASVFGVSPQSMQCSYDHRGNSVPVILLRMQNRLYSEGGLQVEGIFRINAENSQEEIVRKQLNRGVVPHGIDVHCLSGLIKAWFRELPSGVLDSLTSEQVMQCNTEEECTQLVKLLPPTEAALLDWAINLMADVAQQEHQNKMNSRNIAMVFAPNMTQMADPLTALIHAVQVMNFLKTLIVKTLREREDQARPAAASDERDHQLVVKEQSSDDYALQQAPDNNHSRSGTKRRTLAGSFKEEYDMEAEGILNRLSLRRGMRKLRRHPVFQLSKTVKKNGGLEL, translated from the exons ATGACGCGGCTTTTCAGATCCAAGTCTTGCGCGCTCTCCATGCCACACTTCAGCTCTTCCTCTCCAGCGCCGCCGTCTGCGTGTACGTACCACCAGGAAGagcaagaagaagaagaggaagaagaagaagacgagGGTTATTTCGGGGATTTCAACAGCGACTATGATTCGGATAATCCGGCGGCCACCACCCCATTCATCAGCCCCTCGCAGAATTCTTGTAACCTCAATCAGCAGCCGCAGTTTTCGGTTCTCGCCGTGGTTGCGGCGGCGCTTCGGAAATCGCTGGTCACCTGCACCGTGGAGGACGGCGACGTCGACTCGGACGTCGACATTGGATGGCCCACCGACGTACGCCACGTGTCACATGTCACGTTCGATCGGTTCAATGGCTTTCTTGGAATCCCGGTCGAGCTTCAGCCGGAAGTCCCCCGTAAACCTCCCAGCGCCAG TGCAAGTGTGTTTGGAGTCTCCCCGCAGTCAATGCAATGCTCCTATGATCATAGAGGAAACAGTGTGCCCGTAATACTTCTTCGAATGCAGAATCGATTGTATTCGGAAGGCGGCCTCCAA GTAGAAGGAATTTTTCGAATAAACGCGGAGAATAGTCAAGAAGAGATCGTTAGGAAGCAACTCAACAGAGGTGTGGTGCCACATGGAATTGATGTCCACTGCCTATCTGGGTTGATAAAG GCATGGTTTAGAGAGCTTCCCTCAGGAGTTCTCGACTCTTTGACGTCGGAACAGGTGATGCAATGCAACACTGAAGAAGAGTGCACCCAGCTTGTGAAGCTGCTTCCCCCCACCGAAGCAGCACTACTCGACTGGGCGATAAACCTGATGGCGGACGTGGCGCAGCAGGAGCATCAGAACAAGATGAATTCAAGGAATATCGCAATGGTGTTTGCTCCCAACATGACCCAAATGGCTGATCCCCTGACGGCCTTGATCCACGCCGTTCAAGTCATGAACTTTCTCAAGACACTGATCGTGAAAACCCTCCGCGAAAGAGAGGATCAAGCTCGACCAGCTGCCGCTTCAGACGAAAGGGATCATCAACTGGTGGTGAAGGAGCAATCTTCTGATGATTATGCCCTTCAACAAGCTCCTGATAATAACCACTCGAGGAGTGGCACTAAAAGGCGTACGTTGGCCGGTAGTTTCAAAGAGGAATACGACATGGAGGCGGAGGGAATACTGAATCGTCTGAGCTTGCGTAGAGGTATGCGAAAGCTGCGCAGGCATCCGGTGTTCCAGTTGAGCAAGACAGTTAAGAAGAATGGTGGCTTGGAACTGTAA